In the Clostridia bacterium genome, GCCTCGGGGTGCGATTCGCCGGGGCTACTCACCTGGGCCGGAATATGCACTGCGGTCCCATTGAAACAGAAAGGCGCCCTCATTAAAGCCTGCCTTAACAAGAGCACCGATTTCGCAGAGCTTATTAAACAATGTGGGCGTTCTCTTTAATAAGGAGGCCCCTCCATTTTGTCACACGTGTCCACGTAACCGCATGCTGAGGGCTTGATCCACTGCTGTAGATGCTTCGAAAGCCGCATCATCGTCGCATAGAATCGACAGATAGTCGCGATAGGCATATAGCTTTCCTCTCATACCCCCTGTAGTCTCCACAAGGATTCCAAGATCCTCAAAGGACCGCACCAACTTCGTGGCGGTTGGGATGCTTACACGTAGTGCTTCGGCAGCTTTCCGTATCGACGTTATCGGATTATCATATAACCACTCAAGCAAAGCCGGAGCCTGCGGCGACCTCGCGAATTCGCTGGCTACGCGACGCCGATGAGCCGCATTCAAACCCACTATCTGCCTGGCTATGCTGGTGGCATGGTTGGCGGTATCGATCACGGCTTGAAGGAAGAACCTTATCCAACCTTCAAAATCACCCGCATCCCTAACTGCCATCAAACGCTCATAGTACTCTGACCGGTATCGTTTGAGGTAGTATGAGATGTAAAGCATCGGTTTCTTTAGTGCACCCTTCTCACAAAGAACAAGAGTCACTAGAAGCCTCCCGAGACGCCCATTCCCATCAAGGAACGGATGTATCGTTTCAAACTGGTAGTGAACCAATGCCACCCTAACAAGCACCGGCATGGGAACGTCAGATTGCATGAACTTCTCCAAGTCATACAGAGCCCTTAACATGACATCGGGAGGCGGAGGCACAAATGAAGCCTTCGTGATATCGGCCCCCGAACCAATCCAGTTCTGAATCCTGCGAAACTCCCCTGGATCCCTGGCCGATCCACGGGAATCCTGCATCAGCCGCGCATGCGTCTCTTTGATGAGCCTGAGAGACAAAGGAAGCTGCGCCAAACGGCTCAACCCATAGTTGATAGCAGCAACGTAGCTGACAACCTCACCGATTTCGGCCTGAATATCTCCTTCACCGCGTTCAGCCTCGAACTTCAGAAGGTCAAGAAGCGTAGCCTGAGTTCCCTCGATTTGTGATGACATGACCGCTTCTTTGCGGACATACATGGCAAGGAATAGGTTGGGGTTGGGAGTGAACTCCGCCACACCGTCAAGCCTTCCAAGCGCGATGTCAGCCTCAGAGAGAAGGTTGATAGTGTCGCCGTTCAATTCCAATGGCGGATCAGGCGGAAGTGCCGCCGGGATAAACATGCGGTATCCTCGACCAGCATCTTCATAGCTGCCGGCTCTGCCTGGAACGTGCTTCATGTGGAACGCCACCTCCTGTATCCCGCCTCCCACTGCAAAGGCTATGTTCGCTGGGCCCTCTTCATTGTCCTTCAAGCAATTCGCACACTTCTCCGTCATTCAACAAGACACACGTTGGGTAGTCGCTCCACAAAGCGCTCCGCGTGTTCAGTGTGGATGGGCGCCACTCTTCCAGGGCGCAGCTTCCCCACGAAGCCCTCGATATCCGACCACGCGCAGTGACCGCTGGTATGAAGATAGATTGGCTTCGCACCCTACTTTTCGCACAATGGACGAATGTATCTGTCATCAGTCGGTCACCGGCGAGGAACACACCAAGGCCGTCTGCAAAGTCGTAACGAGAAAGCGATTCGGGAAGTG is a window encoding:
- a CDS encoding Fic family protein, whose amino-acid sequence is MKDNEEGPANIAFAVGGGIQEVAFHMKHVPGRAGSYEDAGRGYRMFIPAALPPDPPLELNGDTINLLSEADIALGRLDGVAEFTPNPNLFLAMYVRKEAVMSSQIEGTQATLLDLLKFEAERGEGDIQAEIGEVVSYVAAINYGLSRLAQLPLSLRLIKETHARLMQDSRGSARDPGEFRRIQNWIGSGADITKASFVPPPPDVMLRALYDLEKFMQSDVPMPVLVRVALVHYQFETIHPFLDGNGRLGRLLVTLVLCEKGALKKPMLYISYYLKRYRSEYYERLMAVRDAGDFEGWIRFFLQAVIDTANHATSIARQIVGLNAAHRRRVASEFARSPQAPALLEWLYDNPITSIRKAAEALRVSIPTATKLVRSFEDLGILVETTGGMRGKLYAYRDYLSILCDDDAAFEASTAVDQALSMRLRGHV